The sequence CGTTCCTACAACATGGACGCGTTCTATGGGCCGTTCAACAATGGCTTCTCGCCCGGCATCATGCTTTTCGACTGGACAGAGGATCTGCGTTCGACCTGGGCATTGTGGTGTGGCCCCAACAATTCGAATCCTTTCGCCTATCACATCGGTAACCAATTCGCCGGCACTGTCCGGGGGACGTACCTGCCGTACTACGACGAGATCTCGCAAGGGCGATACTTGATTCACCTGGGAACTTCGGGAAGCATCCGCCGGCCCGATCAGAATCAGGACGAGCTTTTCACTCGTGGCAATATTCGCAGCGGACCTCCTAGCACTGCCAATCCGCTGTATGCCGATACCGGTAGCTTTGCGACGTCATGCCAGGAAATGGTCAATCTCGAAGTGCTCGGGATCTGGGGGCCTTGGACGTTTCAGTCCGAATACCTGGCCACGTTCCTGCAGAATGCACGACAGAACCCGTTCAACTCGGCACTGCCGCCGGCGCAGATCAATCTGCCGCCGGCAGGTTCGCCGGGAAACAGCGTGTTCTTCCAGGGCACTTACGTCGAGGCCCTGTATTTCTTGACCGGAGAGAGCCGGCCCTACGATCGCCGCGAAGGTCTGCCGATGCGCATCGTGCCGAATCGCAACTTCTATATGAACCACGCTAACGGCGGAAACCCCGTCGGCTGGGGAGCGCTTCAGGTCGGAGCGCGTTACAGCTATTTAGACCTCAACAGTAACGGAATCAACGGTGGGCAGCTGAACAGCTTCACTCTGGGCATCAATTGGTTTCTCAACCCCAACATGAAGTTCCAATTCAACTACGACTACACGGCGCGAGGGGCGGTGGCAGCGGCCGCCGCCGGAACGATCAACAGCGGCGGCATGCGGTTGGCCTTGGACTTCTGAGCACGCCCAGCGGCGAGCTATCCGGCTGCGGATCGCGCGAATGTCCTCGACGGGTTGCCGAGTAGTCTTGCCGGCGCTTACGAGGAGTACAGCTGAGAGACGGGCGTCGCTTCCGGATCTTGTAGACGGGGATGCGGTACGCCCGGACGATCGTTGCTGCGGCAGCCCACGGCCATTGCAGCCAGCAAGGCCAACAGAAGGGTTCGCACGAGCATAGCCATCCGCTGATCCCGGCGGCCGAAGCGTTGTGGTCGATATCTACCGAGTCTGCATGCCATTACAGATAATCTCGGATCGCTGCCAATGGTGCCTTGCGTCCAAATGCCACAAGTCCGGCCGTGGTCGGATGCACTGGATGGAGGAAGGCCGTCGGGCCAACGTCACGTCTTGGGAAGCTTGCCAACAACTGTTGGCCGATGCACGTGGCGCCAACACGCCCTGTGATTGCGCCCTTGCCCCCCAGGCGCTGCGAGTCGTGTATTTTGAGAGGTAGAGTCGCTCGCGAGTCCGTACTCCGCCTCAGCGGCTATTTGCGGACAAACAAACGGTCGACGAGGCGGCTGCTAGCTACCGTGGTCGTGGAAGCCGGTACAACAGGTGCATCAATCGGCGGCAACTCACCCGGATCGGCGATAGCATTGGTTCCTTCCTGCCCGGCCATAGCAATCGCGGCCGCGCGATCCGCCGCGGACGGATATGTTGTGCGATGAGCGCAATGGCCACACCGGGCGCAAACCTCTTCGACGACGCATTTGTAGCTGGGCACTTCCTTGTCCTTCTTACCGACGACCAGGTTGGCCCTCGTGCGTACCTTTCCGCAGGTCGGCTTGTAGACGATCTTGTAGCCGTTGTGGCAGCCCGCATGACACCCTT is a genomic window of Pirellulales bacterium containing:
- a CDS encoding porin; amino-acid sequence: MMPYIQRFPPVAAGNATASTSPSVRPLEAISPAARIAALEAKVAELEQVQAGTPTSIEQLPAPESSGNAPPLPPDSYVLGNEFPMFPRWFNGFVFESPGQDFIVRVGGRLQADTGFFGQSPGLTNTPIADGGVGPNNDSTEFRRARVRIDGVMYRFIGWAAEVDFATMANARNILGNPPGFPSNVQGPPNQGPLVVSPSITDMFVTITEMPIGNFRAGNFKEPLGLEHLTSDRWLDFMERSYNMDAFYGPFNNGFSPGIMLFDWTEDLRSTWALWCGPNNSNPFAYHIGNQFAGTVRGTYLPYYDEISQGRYLIHLGTSGSIRRPDQNQDELFTRGNIRSGPPSTANPLYADTGSFATSCQEMVNLEVLGIWGPWTFQSEYLATFLQNARQNPFNSALPPAQINLPPAGSPGNSVFFQGTYVEALYFLTGESRPYDRREGLPMRIVPNRNFYMNHANGGNPVGWGALQVGARYSYLDLNSNGINGGQLNSFTLGINWFLNPNMKFQFNYDYTARGAVAAAAAGTINSGGMRLALDF